One genomic window of Cololabis saira isolate AMF1-May2022 chromosome 3, fColSai1.1, whole genome shotgun sequence includes the following:
- the LOC133440755 gene encoding NLR family CARD domain-containing protein 3-like encodes MFVKNELKKLQRGLSPDYPESLGHLFEGEDEEQRSSREAFVKITVNFLRRMKQEELAERLQRSSFAAVCKKRLKSKLKKKCRCVFEGIVKAGNPTLLKQIYTELYITEGGTGDVNDEHEVRQIEAASRKPHRAETTIRQEDIFKLPPGRDEPIRTVMTKGVAGIGKTVLTQKFTLDWAEGKANQDIQFLLPFTFRELNVLKERKFSLVELVHHFFTETREICSFEEFQLLFIFDGLDESRLPLDFHNNEVLTDVTESTSVDVLLTNLIRGNLLPSARLWITTRPAAANQIPPECVSMVTEVRGFTDPQKEDYFRKRFREEKQTNRIISHIKTSRSLHIMCHIPVFCWITATVLEKVLETREGGELPKTLTEMYIHFLVVQAKLKKIKYDGGAGTDPHWSPESRKMMESLAKLAFEQLKKGNLIFYESDLRECGIDVREASLYSGVFTQIFREESTLYQDRVFCFIHLSVQEFLAALHVHQTFIKSGVNLLEEQKNTSWWFKTRAETDLHQSAVDKALQSPNGHLDLFLRFLLGLSLETNQTLLQGLLEPKQRSSQNNQEIDKYIKKKISKDLSAEKSINLFHCLNELNAGSLVKEVQWYLRSGRFSTDKLSPAQWSALGFILLSSEDLEVFDLKKYSASEEVLRRLLPVVKASKKVVLSDCNLSEDICADLSSVLSSQSSSLTELDLSNNHLQDSGLKKLCPGLESPHCHLESLRLSGCLISEEGCASLVSALTSNPSHLRDLDLSYNHPGATAVKLLSAGLKDPCWRLDTLRVEPAGQRWLTPGLRKYSCQLTIDTNTVNKKIQLSDNNRKMMYVEVYQSYPDHPDRFDYCCQLLCREVLTGRCYWEFQWRGRVEISVSYRRIRRKGYCRDCRFGENDHSWSLDCSDDGRYRVWHNNRLTSSSSSSSVSDRIAVYVDVPAGTLSFYSISSDRLIYLHTVNTTFTEPLYPGFAFCSGSSVSLC; translated from the exons atgtttgtgaagaACGAGCTGAAGAAGCTCCAGAggggtctgagtccagattacccagaatccctagGGCATCTGTTTGagggtgaggatgaagagcagaggagcagcagagaggcgtttgtgaagatcacagtgaacttcctgaggagaatgaagcaggaggagctggctgagcgtCTGCAGAGAA gttcttttgctgcagtttgtaaaaagcggctgaagtctaagctgaagaagaagtgccggtgtgtgtttgaggggattgttaaagcaggaaacccaacccttctgaagcagatctacacagagctctacatcacagagggagggactggagacgtcaacgatgaacatgaagtcagacagattgaagcagcatccaggaaaccacacagagcagaaacaaccatcagacaggaagacatctttaaactcccacctggaagagatgaaccaatcagaacagtgatgacgaagggagtggccggcatcgggaaaacagtcctaacacagaagttcactctggactgggctgaaggcaaagccaaccaggacatccagttcctgcttccattcaccttcagagagctgaatgtgctgaaagagagaaagttcagcttggtggaacttgttcatcacttcttcactgaaaccagagaaatctgcagctttgaagagttccagctcttgttcatctttgacggtctggatgagagtcgacttcctctggacttccacaacaatgaggtcctgactgatgttacagagtccacctcagtggatgtgctgctgacaaacctcatcagggggaacctgcttccttctgctcgtctctggatcaccacacgacccgcagcagccaatcagatccctcctgagtgtgtctccatggtgacagaggtcagaggattcactgacccacagaaggaggactacttcaggaagaggttcagagaagagaAGCAGACCaacaggatcatctcccacatcaagacatcacgaagcctccacatcatgtgccacatcccagtcttctgctggatcactgctacggtcctggagaaagtcctggagaccagagagggaggggagctgcccaagaccctgactgagatgtacatccacttcctggtggtccaggccaaactgaagaagatCAAATATGATGGAGGAGCTgggacggatccacactggagtccagagagcaggaagatgatGGAGTCTCTGgcaaaactggcttttgagcagctgaaGAAAGGAAACCTAATCTTCTATGaatcagacctgagagagtgtggcatcgatgtcagagaggcttcactgtactcaggagtgttcacccagatctttagagaggagagcaccCTGTACCAGGACcgggtcttctgcttcatccatctgagtgttcaggagtttctggctgctcttcatgtccatcagaccttcatcaagtctggagtcaacctgctggaggaacaaaaGAACACCTCCTGGTGGTTTAAAACAAGAGCAGAGACTGACCTCCATCagagtgctgtggacaaggccttacagagtccaaatggacacctggacttgttcctccgcttcctcctgggtctttcactggagaccaatcagactctcctacaaggtctgttggaaccaaaacaaagaagttcacagaacaatcaggaaatagataaatacatcaagaagaagatcagtaaggatctgtctgcagagaaaagcatcaacctgttccactgtctgaatgaactgaacgctGGTTCTCTGGTGAAGGAGGTCCAATGGTACCTGAGGTCAGGACGTTtctccacagataaactgtctcctgctcagtggtcggctctgggtttcatcttactgtcatcagaagatctggaggtgtttgacctgaagaaatactcagcttcagaggaggttctccggaggctgctgccggtggtcaaagcctccaagaaagttgt ATTGAGTgactgtaacctctcagaggacatctgtgcagatctgtcctcagttctcagctctcagtcctccagtctgacagaactggacctgagtaacaaccacctgcaggattcaggactgaagaagctgtgtcctggactggagagtccacactgtcacctggagtctctcag gctgtcaggctgtctgatctcagaggaaggctgtgcttctttggtctcagctctgacctccaacccctcccacctgagagatctggacctgagctacaaccatccaggagcGACAGCAGTGAAGcttttgtctgctggactgAAGGATCCCtgctggagactggacactctcag ggtggagcctgctggacaacgatggttgacaccaggtctgaggaagt attcctgtcaactcaccattgacacaaacacagtcaacaaaaaaatccaactgtctgacaacaacaggaagatgatgtatGTGGAGGTCtatcagtcatatcctgatcatccagacaggtttgattactgttgtcagctgctgtgtagagaagttctgacgggtcgctgttactgggagttCCAGTGGAGAGGAAGAGTTGAgatatcagtgagttacagaagaatcagaagGAAAGGATACTGTAGAGACTGTAGGTTTGGAGagaacgatcattcctggagtctggactgttcTGATGATGGTCGGTACCGTGTCTGGCACAATAACAGACtaacatcttcctcctcctcttcctcagtctctgacagaATAGCAGTGtatgtggacgttcctgctggaactctgtccttctacagcatctcctctgacagactgatctaCCTCCACACCGtcaacaccacattcactgaacctctctatcCTGGGTTCGCATTCTGTTCTggttcttcagtgtctctgtgttga